Genomic window (Maylandia zebra isolate NMK-2024a linkage group LG11, Mzebra_GT3a, whole genome shotgun sequence):
TGCACATTTAGttcatatgcatatttatatcGTAACAATTTACCTGCATTAACCAGTTACAGTGTATTAATCTGAGGCATGAATTCACCTGcggatattttcattttaaaatctttgttcTGTGCATTTATTTCATGACCTGAAGTTTCTGACGAGCAGGATGGAAACATTCTAAAATACTGATATGACTGCCTTTTAGTGGTGTGCAGATTCTTCCGATACCAGTAATTTAtattctagaatcgattctcatattaaaatatcgatattttagtactttggggtaaatttgtagtttttcattaacaggaacacagtggaaagaaactatatcattcTGATCGTCTAaattggaaggaactacttcctcttacgCCTTTCACAGTCATATGCgaaatataaatgtataaatgtgtggCAGCCCCTGGCGTgggcactcacaacaatggctgagcgtgaacggagtcatgtgtggacgtattttacctccacaaacggccgagacgtggtttgcgatacatgtggcaagacagTGAGGTGCTGTGTCAACACCACTAAcctgtcaaacacctcagagtaaatcatatcacagaatatgacgagcgtatgttgaggcgaactgaagaggaggagagggacaggtgctgctaggggaGACAGATGAATTTcgcggagtcctttagtgctgcaggcaggcaacgtgttcaaatagtgcaaaacttcagttttgtttttaatttctacATGATAATTCTACATTATTAAGCAATATgaacaagtagtctgatgtcctgtaatcattatgaagtTATATTATTACGACTACataatacaattatatattgtattatgaaatacaatgaaacattAAGTTTTTGTAGAGAGTattggtatcggatcagtatcgtcgatacgaCTCgacggaaaggaaatcagtggtaccGCACATCACTACTGCCTTTCTTTAACAGTCCTTTGTATATATCAGCAGGTGTTTTGGAGGTCCATTGAGTTAAATGTGTTGGTTTTACAAAGCATGCAACCTGTAGAAGTGTAAAGGTTTTTTTATTCAGATTGAATCGATTCCTGTTATTGAAACAGTCAGGATAAGAACATCTGTCACCAGATGGTGAATCTTTTCACTCCTTTTAGAACACAAACAGTGACGAGTCACAGCCTGGCACCAAAATGTAGGCATAGACTAAACATCCAGGGTACCAATTGTTCCTGTTCCTCTGTATCATAGACATTCAATTGGTGGCATTTTGCATTGAAAATATATGTTTCATGATGAGATGCTGATCCCATGACCAGATGCTCAATAACAAAAATCATGCTGTTTTCTGCCCTGAAAACTGAATATATTTGTCTTCTTCTGTACttctgaaagacaaaaaaaaaatgctggaaaaataaagcaaatgtaaaagcacaaaatgtcAACGCAACCTTCTGTACTAACAGAGCCTGTAACTGGGAAATCTTTCATAGTATGAGAGATTGCGCGTTTTAATTAACTATGAAAAAGCAGCTGATTCTGGGGGAGGTCAGGTGATCCTCCTGGAAAACATCAAAACGTTGTTTTTACTTCAAACAGCCGGTGAGTGGCGCCCTTTGCTGTCCATCTGCGCCAGGTGTTGTTAATTTACCTCCACATGAGGAGAGCATCATCAGCCGTGACAGCCAACCTTCCGCCCTTTCGGACACTTTGTTGTATGTCACTGGGATTTCCGGGCATGCTTTACCTACCTTTCCTTCTCTTGCTGCCCGTGTTTGCGTCCACTGAAGCGGGGACAGCGGCCCCTCGGCCTTCGGAGCAGACAGCGCAGGTGATGAGAAAAGTTCCCCGGAGAGAAACGCCGACTCTCCTTTCGCCGCCGTACCTCCACCTCCCGGTGTTTCTGGACTCTCAAGTGCCGCTGGTGGATAAGGAGTACTTCTCTCCGCTCAGGGGCACGGGAGTGGAGCCTCTGCCCGAGCGCGTCCGGGACATCCTGCTCCCTATTCCGCCCAAATCCACTCCGCCCAGCGTCTCGGATGTTTCCGTGAAGACTACGTGTAAGCGGACAAAGATGCAAGTCCAGGTGGAGAGGAGCCTTCTGGGAACGGGTGAAGCCCGGTCTCAGCTCAAGCTGGGCACGTGCACAGCCAGCAAATCCACGAGggattacttttattttgagtATGGCCTCGGTATGTGTGGAACCAAGCGCACGGTAAGTCTCAGGCAAGAAAGGACCCCAGAGAATTAAAAACGGAATTATACTGATTTTCTGTTCTTGTCCGAGATGATTAACCAGTTAAAAAAGACAGCTTTGTTTTGCGTCTTTAGTGGGTTACAGTGGACACAGAACTGTTACACCAATGACGACATCTAAAACGGTGAACATGTCAGTTATATGCCAGGCTTTGCTCCAGTAGGTTAAACTGGGCCTGGTACTACTTATTTCTTGGACtcactagagtagctttgcttGATTTGTTTAATTTTACCGATTACCGGGCCTACAGCCCCAAGTTCACCCTCTGTCTGGAGCAAGATGCCTCAcctcactttaaaaaaagcttGCTTCTGATTGGTTCCCCCTGGCAAATGTAGGCTTGATCAGGAGGCGATTGTTTTTCTGTACTCACTGCCAGAGGAACTAACTTTACGACGTCACACCGAGCCAAGAGTCGGGGGGAAACTGTTAAACTGGACCTTTGGCTCACAGGGGttactgtcacacacacacacacacacacacacacacacacacacacacacacacacacacagaaaatatgaaaaagaaaaattatagATGAGCTGTAAATATGTCCATCTTTGGAGTTGCATACAGAAGCATCCATTATACTATTTCAACAATATCTGACTTTTTCTTGGCACAGCACAGGCAGggtaaaattatttttcttagtTCAGAGCAGGAattttgtgctgctgtttaagcgtattcatctttaataagatcacaaaatggggaaaaaatactggaagagattgttgttgttttttttacaagaaCCATGCAGAACAGAATCTGCCAAAAGTCCAACTTAAACAAGTGACTTATTAATCAATAAATCTgcctttaaataaaacacaaaatgctaAATATGTAGCGCAAAACAAGTCACAATGAATGCAAATTTATTAACAGAACATAAGGACACATATTTACTGAGAGCTGGAGGACAAGTCTTTGCCCCCCTGTTCCTAGCTTCAATGACCGGTCTGTATATGCACTTATTTCTGTCACACAAATTAATCAAAGTATTGCACTATTCATCTGATTGCATAGAGAAATCTTCTGTGCTGGAAAGATGTggacatatttatatatttatacccTCGTTTGTCCACTAAGGGGCTCTGTAGTAGGACACCACAGTCAGATAAACCTTTTTGAGTGTTTGGAGTTTTGGTCAGGTGACACAAAACACCCGATGATGTCAGCATTACTGTAAGATTTCATATTCCTATTgaacaaataagaaaacaatagatatatttcaataaaagtAGTTTAAATGTATGTTTCCATAACATTTTCATGTACTGCAGTAATTTATATTTGAATTTTAGTTTTTTGACTAAATCTTCAGTCATAAGATTAGGATTACATGTTGAGTAAGATTATGTCTACACCTGCTGTGATTCACTGTTGGCATTCAGCTCACTGCTGAGCCATAAAAGCCTGTCTCATAACTGTAgacaaagttttatttaaatgttaataTAAAAATTCTGGTTGTAGATCATTGATAACCAGGTTGTCTATTCAAACACACTTCGTTACGACCCACCGAGACTCAAAGGACCAATCAGGCGAGTGGTGCCCTTCAACCTACCTGTGTCATGTTATTTTAACAGGTGAGCTTAAAAGATTAAATTGAGGACAGACAGAAacttattcataacacacaaactgtttattaatgctgtttttccatttttttttttttaatgctaacAACCTTTTAGGTACCAATACACCTACAAAATTGGCTACATACCAAAGGTGCCCATACGCAGGCTCTTCAAACGAGTAAAGAACGGAGCTAAATTCAGTCTGACGCCACGAAACGGTAAACCTACAGAAATGTGTGCAGTTATTAAACCCCGGTGGATTTCTGAGGTTCTTGGTGGTCTTTGTTtatcaaattaaattaatttttgaTAAACATTTTTCAATATCATTCAGAAGCAAGACCTTGATGTTAATGTGACAAATGCAAAGCTTGCAACTCTGTGCAGGTGCTAGAAACAGATTAATGTCAAAATCACTCGTGTGGTTTTGCTGAGTCACTGTTTCTTTAAGCACAGTATCCTAGTACACTCCTCCACACTAATCATGAGTCTTTGGATCCAGGAGGACATTTATATCTGGAATAATGATGTATTTTATTTAGATTaccaaacatttaattatttcaATTTGATATGTGTTTATGAAGATCACAAGTTAAATGTCCAGTTTTGTTGTATTTCATAAAGATAAAAAATCCTCCCTATAGTGATTGAATCTGAATAGAAACATTAATTTCTTAAGTTGGTGCCACATTTCATCCAGATGTGTTCATAACTATTTGAGTCATGCTGCTAACAAACAAACTGCTTGGTGGCGCCATGGTGACGTCACCCTCATAAATATGTTGATGCTTTATGAGCTAAGATATCCAGGGAACACAAGGTTTTAATCATGTAGCAAGCTGACTTCAGAGATTCATTCTTTGCtactaatattttgtttttggcaCCAACTTTACTCCTAACTGACACGTCAAGGATTTTGCAGATTGTCTGGAAAATACTTTGTCCAGTAGATATTCCGTCGAtattcaggtgaatttttgcttGCTTTCACACAACTGCTAtcaaaatgatttgtttttaaagtgtgaGTGAGCTTTGCAGGTGCTTTTCCTGTCGCTTTACTGCTAATTTACTGTCCTATTTTCCTTTTAGCGAAATGGGAAAGGCTGTCCCCATCAGATCAGTACGTGCTCGGAAAGCCCATGTACTTTCAGGCCGAGGCCCTGCCCATGTCCCACGATGAGAGACTGTACATCCACTCGTGTTATGCCACTCCAGAGAAGTCCCACACATTCACGCTTAGATTCCCTGTTGTGAGAAACTTTGGGTAATGAATGTCACACGTCAAAAAAGCTGAagcattattaaaaaaaatcatgccaTGGTcagctgttttctctttctgaTAAAGATGTATGGTTGAAAGCAAAGGCGGGCGCTCCAGGTTCATCCCGTACAGAAACGATGCTGTGAGGTTCTCTGTGGATGCGTTCCTGTTCAAGGGAATGATGGGCCAGGTCAGCCGAAGTGTCACCAGACTATAATGTGCTTCATATGTTCTTGTACTTTATTTTATCCCAAGTTCTTTGCCGTAAATCAGTGATGGCTTGCATGTGTACTGAGAAGTAAGTAGATCTCGACATGTGCCTTTACCCGCTTGATTTAAAAATTTGAGTAAAGCAGAAGTCTTATatttaaaacaagcaaagagCTTCTTTATGCAGGCGCATTGTTATAATTACTCATCTTTCACTGTTAATCATTTGCTTCATGCAAAATTAATTGTTTGCTAAGCCTGTGCATGTGTAACTGTAAAAATTCAGTGGTTTTGGATGGCTGACccctttttaaattaaattgggTTAGATTTGGCCcccatattaaaaaacaaaacaaaacaaaaaaaaaaaaaaaacatttttgggaATATCTGGGAGTCAGTGTGGTTTGACTGAATAAAGCGATTTAAAAGCTAATAGAGTAAACTTGCTTTTTCTGTATCTGCTGCAGCAGCTGTACATGCACTGCATCATGTCTGTGGGCAGTTCGGTGCCTACACCCACAGCCAAGTCCTGCAACTACGACACAAAGGCCAGAAGGTTAGATTTCCCCTGAAGCTCTTCTTAAAAACGCTGTGATATGATGATATTGAAAGCGTCTGTTGTCTTTGCTGCTTTGTGCAGATGGGCTGAGCTGTATGGAtcagacacagtgtgcagcTGCTGTGACTCCAACTGTAGCTCTTCAGCATCCAATGGTGAATCATCACTTaaacttttctttgtttaaaaaaaaaaaaaaattgtttgctTTCTGCTGGAATTAAATGATtgaatattaaaacattttcaactTTTCCAGAGACTCAAATAATCAGCAGTCGGCCGTGGACCATAGAACCTAAAGCGAAAGCCATCGGCTCCCTGAAGAGGAACACGATCTCCATCAAAACAACAGCGGCACCGGAGTCAGTCATGACTGAGTGGAGGTGGACGTCACAGCCGGTGGTGACAGCAGCGCTTCCGATGGATAAGGTGGAGAAAACGGTGAAGGATTTGGAGTGGCCGTTTGGAGGTGGTGGAGTGATGTGGACTGAGGAGGAAGGTGAGGAAAAGCAGGGGAAGGGCTCTGCTTCTGTGGAGGAGGTGATCGCAGAACCCCGCCGGATATTTGAAGAAATATTTGATTTTGACAAATAAAGCTGGAGTTTGATCAGCGACGAGCTTCCTCCGGGTCTCTAATTTCAAACCAAATTAATTCCACTTgtatttttgcaaaaatgttttctgtggtAAACAAGTTTGAGAAAGTTGTTGTTGATACTGAGCAAATTGATTACCTTTATTTGATTTGCATCACTAAATCTATAAACAATGACATAAAGATTATTGGAAATTCAATCTCATACTTACTGAGCGATGGGTGAGAAAGTGGACACCCCCATAGGTTCTATAGAAAATAAACTTCATTGTGAAGCTCCAGGTCTGCCATCTTGTCGTTTGTGAGGACCAGATGTGTAGGTCAAAGCATGTTAGTGTGAATTTAATGTGTGCAGTGACTCAGTTTAGACATTTCTGTACTATCAATAATTATTTGGACTTCaatcacagagagaaagaaatgcaggactcacactGGATCATCTCTCCAACAGTAAGAGAAGATATGAATGCAACTAATTTCAATTCAATGAGCATTTTGTCATCATTTCTATTTCTGTAAAAATTCAGGCGCTGGTAGTGAAGTGTTATTTTTCACCATGTTGTCATGCATAAGACGGCACGGCGAGAACTTGTGGGGCAGAGTGGTGCAGTGGTCAGCGCTGTCGCCTCGCATCAAGATTGTTGGTTTGAATCGAGCAGCCAGCTGCGCcctgtttgcatgttcttcttgTGTCTACATGGTTCTTCATGGTCATGCAGAGATCCTCCCACGgtacaaaaacaagcaaaggcATAGCCATCCTAAATTGGTTGAAGGTGTGATTGAATGACCACCCGTCTTGTGTGTGCCCCACTTCTCTCACCCTGTGACAGTTGGGATGGGCCCCTCTTACAGGGTGATAGAGtgggtggatgaatggatgtTATAGTTTTCCCCGAGTCTTGTATACAGTTGGTCTTCTGTTTAGATCCCGAGGAGTTTAAAGCACTTCTACACTGACTGAACATCTCAGACCCAaaggctacatccatcttttgtaAATGGCAAAGCTGCATCCAGCTTCTTGTTAGCTTGTTTATTATGAATTAAAAGATTTGCTGTGCTATAATTTAATATAGGACCATCTAAGGTGTCTTGTGCTGCTGTAAGGCGTGTGGGATCTTTGAGGATGTCCTGGG
Coding sequences:
- the LOC143421153 gene encoding zona pellucida sperm-binding protein 3-like isoform X1, with translation MRRASSAVTANLPPFRTLCCMSLGFPGMLYLPFLLLLPVFASTEAGTAAPRPSEQTAQVMRKVPRRETPTLLSPPYLHLPVFLDSQVPLVDKEYFSPLRGTGVEPLPERVRDILLPIPPKSTPPSVSDVSVKTTCKRTKMQVQVERSLLGTGEARSQLKLGTCTASKSTRDYFYFEYGLGMCGTKRTIIDNQVVYSNTLRYDPPRLKGPIRRVVPFNLPVSCYFNRYQYTYKIGYIPKVPIRRLFKRVKNGAKFSLTPRNAKWERLSPSDQYVLGKPMYFQAEALPMSHDERLYIHSCYATPEKSHTFTLRFPVVRNFGCMVESKGGRSRFIPYRNDAVRFSVDAFLFKGMMGQQLYMHCIMSVGSSVPTPTAKSCNYDTKARRWAELYGSDTVCSCCDSNCSSSASNETQIISSRPWTIEPKAKAIGSLKRNTISIKTTAAPESVMTEWRWTSQPVVTAALPMDKVEKTVKDLEWPFGGGGVMWTEEEGEEKQGKGSASVEEVIAEPRRIFEEIFDFDK
- the LOC143421153 gene encoding zona pellucida sperm-binding protein 3-like isoform X2, with translation MRRASSAVTANLPPFRTLCCMSLGFPGMLYLPFLLLLPVFASTEAGTAAPRPSEQTAQVMRKVPRRETPTLLSPPYLHLPVFLDSQVPLVDKEYFSPLRGTGVEPLPERVRDILLPIPPKSTPPSVSDVSVKTTCKRTKMQVQVERSLLGTGEARSQLKLGTCTASKSTRDYFYFEYGLGMCGTKRTIIDNQVVYSNTLRYDPPRLKGPIRRVVPFNLPVSCYFNRYQYTYKIGYIPKVPIRRLFKRVKNGAKFSLTPRNAKWERLSPSDQYVLGKPMYFQAEALPMSHDERLYIHSCYATPEKSHTFTLRFPVVRNFGCMVESKGGRSRFIPYRNDAVRFSVDAFLFKGMMGQLYMHCIMSVGSSVPTPTAKSCNYDTKARRWAELYGSDTVCSCCDSNCSSSASNETQIISSRPWTIEPKAKAIGSLKRNTISIKTTAAPESVMTEWRWTSQPVVTAALPMDKVEKTVKDLEWPFGGGGVMWTEEEGEEKQGKGSASVEEVIAEPRRIFEEIFDFDK